The DNA segment GGTAGAATTGATGAGTAATTCAAATATGTACGTAGACGACCCACATTGCGAATTTGGAAATGACGTGCGCCAAGTTATTTACGTATCGCGTTGTTCCTGTACGACGAAGTATAACGTGCATAATATACACTAAGGAGATTAATTGACATGAATTTCAACTTTGAGATTGGTAAGCGTCAATCCAATTAAATGCAATAAGCGACCGCTTCGTTTTAGTCTTCTAATGCAATTATcaaagtttctttctctctctctctctctctctatctctctatcattttttttcctttttcatattttaaataataaaatatatcttaaaaatggaagtatatatatatatatatatatatatatatatgtatataaaacatCTGCATAGATTAAAATCATTctttaaattgattatatgtacatataaatttattcagataagaattttttttattaacaatatgattgaaaataataagatacaaTGGAAGGATGTGACGTCATCGATTTagtcaaagataataacaatagatgcaataacaaaaattagaaatacatTTCCACGTTTGGAATGTGAAATTCAATAAAGTTCAATGAAGAGTATTAATCGTtgcacatacatgcatacgtgtgtatatatgtatctgtcgAGAATTACACAGAAATGTCTATCAATTTCGTTttctaatagaaaaaaaaaaaaaaaaaaaaagaaaaaagaaaaaaaaagaaaaaaggaaagaaagaaagaagaaagaagaaaaagataaatccaGAAATACTTCAAAAGGACGTTGCCCTTATAACTGATATCAGTTTTTCGTACACGATCGTGACGTGCGAGGAGAAACGTTTTTTCAGCCGTTTGAGTCGTTCAAGAAGGTACGTGTTTGGCCTATTATTCGTCTCCCCACGCCATTACCTAGTCGCCATACATCCGACATCGCTTGGCACGTAGGCCACCCTTAGTTTAGAATTTTGTAGACAAAATCACAGTACCGACatctattgaaatattttttttgtacggTTGGTAACTTGGAATTCACAAAGCTTTGCATTATcgacataattattatccatatatcGATAACGAAGAACTCAGATATAACCGACGGGAGCAAAAGAagacaattatcattatcgacgCGGTTCTTGTCTAAGCTAAATTTGccgataaaaatgttatccttattaccgattgaaatcttgttaaaaattaaaaaataataaatagaggGTAAAGAACGATGACCCTTGTGTATACATCGTCGAAGGGCCGATGCCCCTGCTTTTCAAGGCAAGCAACTTTTCTGAGAGACTACATTTTTCTATAGCGCTATTTCCATCTGTGCAAATGCTATCCCTTATCTCCTTAAAGGTCAAGATTTTAATGTTAAAGACATGCATAGGATTGATATTAAGAGTATataaaaaacgattaaaaaaaagaaaaaaaaaaaaaaagaaaagagaaagaaaaaagaaaatagagtaTATGGGGCTAAGGGACTTACCATTGAAAggcattaaaatgaaaataaacgagTCCTTGTCCATAGAGAAACGAAGCGTCCTTCCAGTAATCACCTTTTAACGAATAGAACTTTTGATACGCTGACATGGctgtaagaatataaaaattaaattagaaaatgtcatgtaacattttcaaacgtaaatcaataagaatgaataaacaaaCCTTTAGTATAATCTTCCAATAGCAAATGAAAATGACCTAATTTACAATAAGTCTTTGGATCAATGCTAATCCCAttgtcttcttcgtcgtccttTGACTCCtctgaatttaatttagtACTATCCGCTTTTCTGCGTTGCTTTTCAGACTGCGCTTGGACCAGCATTCTTTCTAAGTACTTAATTGCACGCACTACCAAAgcctttctctttgtttgcTCGGGTGCATTCAATTTAAGAAATCCAAATTGTCGACTGTGCATAcacatgaaagaaaaaatattctgtTATAGTTAACCGAAAGAAATAACTATGTGAGACTGattatgttataaaaaaattagaaacaaaaaaaaaaaaaagaaacagaaaggaagttaaaataaaatcaaaagagTGACAATATAATCAAGAATGGTTTAATCAGAACGAGTAGGAACATAGATGATTAAAAGACATGTGTGACTTGTATGcatttatttcaaagatatatatatatatatatatatatatatatatatatatatatattacttcattgttataatatatcatttttaactcATTTAAACAATATCTATATAGCAATGTTACATAAAGATTGATTAAGAGTTACCAGTATATATCTAAATTAATTTGGAATTCaatccaattttcttttctttcctagttttttttctgttttcttttaacttccctttttttttttttaaatataaatgcacttatcattgaaatatatatacatatatatgtatatatgtatatatatatatataaatatacatatatatttagtcAACGAATAAAATGTGACTAAAAGgataatttatttagaaacTAATATGTTTACGCGGGTATCATGGCAGATCCAATGATAAACGATCACAAAGAAATGTCAGAATATAGTTGAACAAATCAGGTTGCTTCTCAAATGTGAGATTGATCATATCACATCATCGGCATTTGTTTATTACGAAGGAGTTTCAGAGAGGTGATGAGCAAAGCCgcgcgaaaagaaaaattcgaactTGAAATGtgatgattttaatatatattatgtacatacatatatatatatatacatacacgcacacacattatatatatatatataacgaaataCGCAATCGTCATATATTGTATCgttcgaaacgaaacgaaacgaaacgaaatgaaatgaaatgaaatgaaatgaaatgaaatgaaaagtcAGGTAAGATTCttaatcgatttcttttcgtatAACGGATTTGTAACAAAGTTGAAATGTAGTAcaaggggaaagaaagaaggagtaCAGTAAGGTGAAAAGGATGTTAGTAGGTTGCTCGGTAAATAGGGAGTTCCAAACCGAAGATAGATATAACCGATTGAATTGCCCGCCCATTTTCTGTCATATGAGACACGTTAAGGTTAGATAGGTTTCCGTGATATTAGAGAGtgcgagagacagagagagagagagagaaagagagaaagagagagaaagagagaaagagagaaaaaaaaattcagatCATTGATATTAGAACGAAACGTTGACGtaagattaaaaatcaaatggtTTTTCTTTTGGGATTGATCGTTAATCGTCGAATCACCTGTCTAATTCGGATAATATCTGTAATTCTTGAGGAGTCAAGTTGATGTCGTCGGTCTCTTgagccattttttttcttatatacacttggtaaatataaacgaaaacaCCGCGGGCGCGTTAAAGGATATCGTTCGaagacattttttcttttttttctcttttttctttctttctttctttcttcctttttcctttctttttatttctttttttcccccctttcttttctttctttttttttgtctcttttttttttcttccttttttttttttaatggcaaTCCAAGCCGAACGATCGACGTTCGTAACAACGATCTTATCGTATTgccaattattttatcaaaacgtATTTCatcctctatttctctatcgaAGAGAACTCATTCTTCtagttctttctcttccctttttcttcctcttttcttttcttttctctttccttttcttttcttttcttttcttttattttcgtttcttttagaACGCGCCAAGCAGGTTACACCAGAACGACGAATCTCGCGACGTAAGACTGTCTTAACACGGGATCGCTTTTAATCCACCGAATCCCTCCGTTGCGTTAGACCGAATCCGACTATTTCCACGGCGTTCATTGGCTCctctatctaaaaaaaaaaaaaataataaatacctttacaatttctattatatacattttcattcatttctttctccaaacgaataatatatatttttcttatcctttatTTAACGTCCAttatattcgtttcttttgcttttattatttttttttctactaatttttttttcctttcttttttttttttttttggttcattttttattcgatccttcttttcttttgctcgaTAGGATGCACTTTTCGAAAGGTTAGAAAAAACGTGatacctttctttctatctctttttttttttcttttttttttataacgctTTATTACAacctatcgtaattataaaaaatgtaaaaaaacgTTGCCGGGGATCGAAGCTGTCGTTTGAAATTTCCCGCGCTTCTCGTCGACGGTAACATAGTCAACGTTCTAACGCAACGTTGTCCAGTTATCGTTTCCTGAAAACGAACTACGCTTTGTGGTCGCTTAAAGTCTCATTCTAGCGCTGTCACTTCGCGCGTGTGATACCAATCTATATCGATtgcaatattattgtcgttcgTTCATCAACTAGGTGAGCTAAACGTGTATtaaggggaaaagagagaaaaaaaaaatagaaaaaagaaaacgtaaaaaaattccataaaataaataaataaataaataaataaataaataattatttaatattctttcgttacataattttgataatatatattgtcatACGAGTGTTATGCCAAAATTGTCTAAGAATTCGATCACGTTGGGAGcaagaaaattatacaaacGGTAGATTAACTTTAATTTAATCTTTCTCTCCAATACACGgcaataatatctttattgatttattattaaaagaaatatatatatatatataataataaataataatatattcgattatttatgCATTTTATTACCGGGAACGTGTAATATAGTtagtcattttctttctttctttctcttcctttacaTTCGAGAGACGTAATATGTCGGTACTTAATTCTATTACTATAGATGTCGATAACTCCGTCatcgatatatatttctttattccgTGATCGAAAGTTTATAAggatatttattactttttcttttttttatatttaattttgataaaaaaaaaaaataagttggAATATTATGGCAaggtaataatattgaaaatgaaatattcttttgtcgtaagaatttttcattgtttttaaaaatcgattttcatACGTGAAACGTGATTCAATGAAATACATTGTCtcatattaaatgttattattctcaagtctcagaatattattttacatatatatatatatatatatatatgtatatatatatatatacgtacttttttaattgtattcaATATAACGACTTAAATTTACTCgtccaataaaaaaatttcttgtcttttttttcttatagttttaatattttgatacTACATTTATAGTGCCAAAATGAGTCTTCCTGCTGGTAAAAGTAGTAAGGAAGGCACCAGTAAAGAAATATGCAGTTTAGACATTTCTAAGGAGACCAAAAGTTGTTTGGACAAAATTTTGGGAGACGTTGGGAAAAAGTCTGCTACTAAACAGATTATAATTGGTACAACGTCTGGatggtaaaaaaatatatacaatgttattattaatccatattatataataaatttgttctttttttttttttgtttccttattCCATCCAGGATGACAGGTTTTCTAACTATGAAAGTTGGAAAAGTAGCAGCCTTGGCTGTTGGCGGTGGTATTATTGTCTTACAGATAGCTGCACATCAAGGATATATAAAAGTCAATTGGGATAAAATTCAAAGCAAAGCTGAGAAGTTAACGGAtaaagtagaagagaaaatgaCTGGGGAGGGTCCTAGATTCATAGATAAGGTGAACGTTTATTTAAGAAGATAATCAAAATGTTTATGaatgtctttcttctttgattGATTCTTGCTGGAAACATATTTTGTGTTCTTATAGGTAGGAACATGGTGGAGGACAAACTCGTATGTGGCAACAAGTTTCCTTGGTGGCTTCATTATTGGCCTTGCATCATGAATCAATAAACAACATCAAAATTTTCTATGAAGATACAAATCTTGTATATTCTAATTTCTATTAGCAATGCTGTGATTCGaaggcattttttttttcttttcttttcttttcttttcttttttttcatttaaatatcatttttataataaaacttatGAAAGTACTTCAGTATAGttccagaaagaaaaaagaaaattgaatctAGAGAAAGacgaacaaatattatttttttaattttcatatttcactttttttttcttttttttttttttttttttttttttttttttttttcttttatatatcttatgtCTCGAAGAATATTTGAAAGTGGACTTctgcaatttttataaaaataagactactatgttataataatttttaatccttgttaacaatgattatatataactttgaaTGATTCGCTTAAATAGAAGTctcggaaaaataaaaaagatcacaTTGATAAGTAACTGTtgcagttaaaaaaaaaaaaaaaaaaaaaaaaaataaaaagaaaattaacttattataataatatttcactaTTTCAATAAAAGGTGTAATACAATGATCGTTTCATTTTACTATTTagttataatcgtattaatataatttttttaattacatagaaaataaaattcagtCAATGCATTGCCAAGATACATTGAAACGTTTTAAAAAATCATGTATTAATGGAAACATATATGAGCAGTTTAAGAAACATATTTCTTGTTTCAGGTCGAGAGATacgttgataaaaaattagataaagCAGAGCAACTATTAAAAAATGGAGAATCTCGTACAAGACGTTGGTATCACTCTATAACTGGTGATTCATCTTTCAAACCCAAAGAATTCCATTTCTTCTTAGCTTCATTTACAGTAGGTCTTGCACTTGGTATTGCTACAACGAAGTAGGCAAGAAATTGCTGCACTCTGAATGTTAATAGAATATGTAATGTTAGTTTATTaccaaaaaaattattacaaacatAAGATCATGAATCACAGATATGAAAAACTGTGTTCAAGTAGcaaaatatcgtaaaaataattgtcaaaaatatgaaacattaCATCAAAGAAACATGACGGTGTAATTACTTAGTATAACAATAtcatatgtttttcttttgtattcacataatatacataattcaaagaaattttttcctaATGTGAACTTTTACGATTTCTAATAACAAAGGTTATAATGTTAAAACTACTATTTGTATATCAATGACGaattttttcacattttacttttataaaaataatactacaaatattcttttgtaGATATTTTGAAGACTGTATGATTGTCTTCAATAAGTATTAGAAAGTATTCAGAATGCAGCAGCATATGTATACAGTTAAATATGCAATAGATCTTGCACAATAATGTAGTATCTTagtattaattaagaaatctATGAAAGTtacaaaaagagaacaaaaaaaacctggaaatacaaaatataacgacgaattttttctatacagatacttaaaatatttaagtcTAGTagtaatatagaataatagtgtgcaaaaactttttctttttatccatctttacttaattattagtattattatatttgaattgTGTGTAGatttgatagaaaaaatatcgtcaaaaaggaaaaaaaaaattgataacagATCTGCTAAagcataacaaaaatattcaataagttagtacatatatatataaatatatatatatatatatatatcgtacattcaagcttattatttaattttctcatataaatacattacaGATAGTACTTGTAAtgtaatttatgaaaaataaaatgagatctGCAGTATCTTAAATTATTCAGTcataattaaaatcgttatataatatactgcCATTTTCTAATTTACATTAGTGATAATGGTATGTACTGTCTTATAGTTACAAATGTATCCTgatgaagaataatatgagatattcattttatttaatattatacattataatatggtattattattgatttaatatcactagtcgataaaaataaaaataaataggacaatatatacattggtacataaaattataatttgtataaaatattaccttcgtttattcaattttatacaagtttttaaaattgtttcaagCACTGCATTATAATGGCTCTTAATCGTCTTCTGATTTTTTGATCGCCATTACAAAAGATATGGGTAGAGTTATCTCCTATTTGAATTAAAGTATCCTCATCTTgctaaaaaagataataatgaaattattttaattgataagttaaattcaaatattgatattaagagacattataatgataataccaaATGAATACTAGTA comes from the Vespa crabro chromosome 14, iyVesCrab1.2, whole genome shotgun sequence genome and includes:
- the LOC124428963 gene encoding FUN14 domain-containing protein 2 isoform X2, which encodes MASAKMSLPAGKSSKEGTSKEICSLDISKETKSCLDKILGDVGKKSATKQIIIGTTSGWMTGFLTMKVGKVAALAVGGGIIVLQIAAHQGYIKVNWDKIQSKAEKLTDKVEEKMTGEGPRFIDKVERYVDKKLDKAEQLLKNGESRTRRWYHSITGDSSFKPKEFHFFLASFTVGLALGIATTK
- the LOC124428963 gene encoding FUN14 domain-containing protein 2 isoform X3; amino-acid sequence: MSLPAGKSSKEGTSKEICSLDISKETKSCLDKILGDVGKKSATKQIIIGTTSGWMTGFLTMKVGKVAALAVGGGIIVLQIAAHQGYIKVNWDKIQSKAEKLTDKVEEKMTGEGPRFIDKVERYVDKKLDKAEQLLKNGESRTRRWYHSITGDSSFKPKEFHFFLASFTVGLALGIATTK
- the LOC124428963 gene encoding FUN14 domain-containing protein 1A isoform X4 produces the protein MPKLSKNSITLGARKLYKRAKMSLPAGKSSKEGTSKEICSLDISKETKSCLDKILGDVGKKSATKQIIIGTTSGWMTGFLTMKVGKVAALAVGGGIIVLQIAAHQGYIKVNWDKIQSKAEKLTDKVEEKMTGEGPRFIDKVGTWWRTNSYVATSFLGGFIIGLAS
- the LOC124428963 gene encoding uncharacterized protein LOC124428963 isoform X1 — encoded protein: MPKLSKNSITLGARKLYKRAKMSLPAGKSSKEGTSKEICSLDISKETKSCLDKILGDVGKKSATKQIIIGTTSGWMTGFLTMKVGKVAALAVGGGIIVLQIAAHQGYIKVNWDKIQSKAEKLTDKVEEKMTGEGPRFIDKVERYVDKKLDKAEQLLKNGESRTRRWYHSITGDSSFKPKEFHFFLASFTVGLALGIATTK